A single window of Tuberibacillus sp. Marseille-P3662 DNA harbors:
- a CDS encoding FecCD family ABC transporter permease, with translation MQGVLTSQLTKTFVLIFSIILLLLSMVASIIFGLTDINLSMVFDAYTHYTGSNNQVIIRETRVPRALIATAIGSSLAISGALMQGITKNPLASPNILGVNAGASFFIVIAVTMFGVTSISAFTWLSFAGATVAALIVYIVGSLGNEISPVRLTLAGAAIAALFSSLTQGFLVLNEKALDAVLFWLIGSVQGRDLETLTAVLPYLVAGWILSIVISSKMNVLILGEKVAKSLGQNILITKMIVGLIVILLAGGSVAVAGPIGFIGIVIPHIAKWLVGQDYRWLIPYSALLGAILLLLADITARYVIMPSEVPVGIMTAVIGTPFFVYIARKGVFKT, from the coding sequence ATGCAAGGAGTTCTGACCAGTCAACTGACTAAGACGTTTGTGTTAATTTTCTCAATTATTCTTTTACTCCTAAGCATGGTTGCCAGCATTATTTTTGGTCTAACAGATATCAACTTATCAATGGTTTTCGATGCTTATACTCATTATACAGGTAGCAATAACCAAGTTATTATAAGAGAAACACGAGTGCCTAGAGCCTTGATTGCAACGGCCATCGGTAGCAGTCTTGCAATCTCAGGGGCCCTTATGCAGGGCATCACAAAAAATCCGCTGGCCTCCCCTAACATTCTTGGTGTGAATGCGGGAGCGAGTTTTTTTATTGTAATTGCCGTTACCATGTTCGGTGTCACATCAATATCCGCATTTACTTGGTTAAGTTTTGCCGGCGCAACAGTTGCCGCTCTCATCGTCTACATTGTCGGATCGTTAGGTAACGAAATCTCACCTGTACGACTGACATTGGCAGGTGCGGCAATCGCCGCCCTGTTCTCGTCACTGACACAGGGATTTTTGGTTTTAAATGAAAAAGCGCTTGATGCCGTGCTGTTTTGGCTTATCGGCTCCGTTCAAGGGCGCGATTTGGAAACGCTCACGGCCGTCCTGCCATACTTAGTTGCCGGATGGATTTTATCAATCGTGATTAGCAGCAAAATGAATGTGTTGATTCTCGGTGAAAAAGTGGCCAAAAGTCTAGGGCAGAATATTTTAATCACGAAAATGATTGTCGGTCTCATAGTCATCCTATTGGCCGGGGGTTCGGTCGCTGTTGCAGGGCCGATTGGATTCATCGGTATCGTGATTCCACATATTGCAAAGTGGCTGGTTGGTCAAGATTACCGGTGGCTGATTCCATACAGTGCTTTACTCGGCGCAATCCTTTTGCTGCTCGCGGATATCACGGCCCGTTATGTCATTATGCCCAGTGAGGTCCCGGTTGGTATTATGACCGCCGTCATTGGCACGCCGTTCTTCGTCTATATTGCACGGAAAGGGGTTTTCAAGACATGA